ATGTCCACAAACCCGCCGGGGTGCTGTCCGGCGGTGAGAAGACACGTCTGGCGCTGGCCACGCTGGTGGTCTCGAGTGCGAATGTGCTGCTGCTCGACGAGCCGACGAACAACCTCGATCCCGCCTCCCGTGAGGAGATCCTCTCGGCGATCCGCCGCTACGAGGGTGCGATCGTGCTCGTCACCCACGATGAGGGTGCGGTGTCCGCGCTCGACCCCGACCGTGTGCTGCTTCTGCCCGACGGCGATGAGGATCTGTGGAACGACACGTACCTCGACCTCGTCACGCTCGCCTGAGTTCTGCTCACCGCGGCTGGCCTGAGCCGACTCACTGAGAGCGGAAGCGCTCCTCGAACAGAGCATCCTCATCGGCTTCGGCCTGCCCGTGGATGGTGGGCGAGGCCCAGCGGTTGCGGCCGTAGCGGCTGCCCGGTTGGCTGATCTTCGCACCCGCGTCGAGGGCGGCCTTATCGATGACGACCATTTCGGCGTCGGCATCGCTGTGTTCGACCGCCTCGGCGGCGGCCTTGCGCTCACGACGGGCCGAGACCACCACGGCGATGATGATCATGATTCCGAAGGCGAACCACTGGAGCATATAGGACAGGTGGTTGCCCGGGTCGAGTTCGGGCATCGGAAGCGTGGTCAGTCCGTCTTCCGGGGCGCCACCTGTCTCTGCCGGTGAGACCTCGACGTAGACGTGCGAATAGGCGTCATCCATTCCGGGAATCCGCGCGGGATCGATGGCTTTGATGAGGCCCTTCGGGTTGTCGTCCTCGGACCCGTCCTGAGCGGGACGCAGATGAGCGACGACGGTCTGCTCGCCCTCCGGTGCCGGCGGCACGGAATCCTGTTCGGCGGTGAAGCCGCGGACGACGGCGATCGTCGATCCGCCGGTGATCTGGAACGGAGTGACCACATAGAATCCGGGCTTGTCGCCGACAGTGCGGTTTCGCGCAAGGACGGAGTCCTCGTCGGAGAACTCTCCGGTCAGCTCCACCTGGGTCCACTCGTCGGTGGTCTCGAGAGTGGAGTTCGGTGTCGGCAGCACCGAGGAGATGTCGACGGGGTCGGCAGAGTAGTTCGCGGTGATCGTGGCGATCTCCTGCTCGCGCTGATCGCGGCGATCCTTCTGCCACAGGGCGAGGAACACGCAGGCGATGATGACGATGATCGCCATGGCGATGTATTTGAGCCAGCGTGCGGAGAAGAGGAAGGAATAGCGGCTCAACCTGCATCCTCCGGGATCTCGTCGACGGAGACGTCGGTGATGAAGAAATCGCGCAGCGTCAGGAAGTCACGCAGATAGTCCAGGTGCTCATCGCAGGCCAACCACGTCTTCTTCCGCTCGGGAGTGTGGACGCGTGGGTTGTTCCACAGCAGGGCGCGGGCCGCGAACGCCCGGCATTCCTTCGCGGAACACTGCAGCTGCTCGCTCAATCCTGGTCACTCCTGTCGTCGTTGTCGTCCACGGTCTCACCGAGGATGGTCTCACCTGGAATCGTTTCACCGGGGGCCGTCTCGTCCGGAACCGTTTCGCCTTGGTCGTCTGGTCCGGATTCGTCCGCGCCGGGTCCGGCCTCGTTCGAAGCGTCACCATCGCGGTCTGTGTCATCGGCTGTCTCATCACCGACCGTCTCCCCGGAGAGGGTGTCGCCGGAGATCGTCTCACCGCGAGCCGGCGGCAACTCGGTCAGCGGAGCCTGGTCCAGCAGTGCGGAGCGATCATCGCGAGTGCGT
Above is a window of Brevibacterium siliguriense DNA encoding:
- a CDS encoding SURF1 family cytochrome oxidase biogenesis protein; its protein translation is MSRYSFLFSARWLKYIAMAIIVIIACVFLALWQKDRRDQREQEIATITANYSADPVDISSVLPTPNSTLETTDEWTQVELTGEFSDEDSVLARNRTVGDKPGFYVVTPFQITGGSTIAVVRGFTAEQDSVPPAPEGEQTVVAHLRPAQDGSEDDNPKGLIKAIDPARIPGMDDAYSHVYVEVSPAETGGAPEDGLTTLPMPELDPGNHLSYMLQWFAFGIMIIIAVVVSARRERKAAAEAVEHSDADAEMVVIDKAALDAGAKISQPGSRYGRNRWASPTIHGQAEADEDALFEERFRSQ
- a CDS encoding DUF3099 domain-containing protein, which gives rise to MFGSHRSKKDMVRHAQQITTADTALDDDMRSRIIKYSITMGIRTVCFVAAYFAFVADLHILMWICVAGAVVLPYPAVIFANAGRERTRDDRSALLDQAPLTELPPARGETISGDTLSGETVGDETADDTDRDGDASNEAGPGADESGPDDQGETVPDETAPGETIPGETILGETVDDNDDRSDQD